A single genomic interval of Megalobrama amblycephala isolate DHTTF-2021 linkage group LG17, ASM1881202v1, whole genome shotgun sequence harbors:
- the lg17h3orf38 gene encoding uncharacterized protein C3orf38 homolog — translation MSKLSMKEQSGCRKLLKLLSLDDLFALKDTVTNRLIAVESTEEAIEAIITYSQDADELLKRKKVHRDVIFKYLANEGVAMLPNSDKHQLIRRTIEFWSSSEISKREKSTVVTDEVGDGLSDLPALGKQFCQWFYCLLNSQNPSQGHPAQDWGPQHFWEDVRLRLLLCSGEQRVDEFNGAELVSKRLHALAGEERLLFCPNLEGYGLKCISSAHGLVIVAVAGTIHRDNACLGIFEQVFGLIRSPMDNNRWKIKYVYIKVEAQGAITDRLLPLITYDSKELLRFCE, via the exons ATGTCAAAGTTGTCAATGAAAGAGCAAAGTGGCTGTCGAAAACTGTTAAAATTATTATCCCTGGACGACTTGTTCGCCCTTAAAGATACAGTAACGAATCGACTGATTGCTGTAGAGAGCACGGAAG AGGCCATTGAGGCCATCATAACTTACTCACAAGATGCTGATGAGCTCCTCAAGAGAAAGAAAGTACACCGGGATGTCATTTTTAAGTATCTTGCTAATGAAGGAGTGGCCATGCTCCCTAATAGTGATAAACACCAGCTGATCAGGAGAACCATTGAGTTTTGGTCGTCTAGTGAG ATCTCAAAGCGTGAGAAGAGCACAGTCGTTACAGATGAGGTTGGAGATGGTCTGTCAGACCTTCCAGCTTTGGGAAAACAGTTTTGTCAGTGGTTCTACTGCCTTCTGAACTCTCAGAACCCCAGTCAAGGGCATCCAGCGCAGGACTGGGGTCCTCAGCATTTCTGGGAGGATGTGAGACTTCGGCTTCTCTTATGTTCTGGAGAGCAGCGTGTAGATGAGTTCAACGGGGCAGAGCTGGTCAGCAAGCGGCTACATGCTCTTGCAGGAGAAGAACGTCTGTTGTTCTGCCCAAACTTGGAGGGTTATGGGTTAAAGTGTATATCTTCAGCTCATGGACTGGTTATAGTTGCCGTAGCAGGGACCATCCACCGTGACAATGCCTGCCTTGGGATTTTTGAGCAAGTGTTTGGGCTCATCCGCTCACCAATGGACAATAATCGCTGGAAAATaaagtatgtatatataaaagtaGAAGCACAAGGTGCCATCACAGATAGACTGTTACCACTTATTACATATGATTCAAAAGAGTTGCTGAGGTTTTGCGAGTGA